One Pseudomonas entomophila genomic window carries:
- a CDS encoding ABC transporter permease subunit, whose translation MKRFSFSKLMLVLGLLFIYLPMLILVIYSFNASKLVTVWGGWSVKWYVGLLDNTQLMGSVMRSLEIACYTAVAAVALGTLAAFVLTRVTRFKGRTLFGGLVTAPLVMPEVITGLSLLLLFVAMAQMIGWPQERGIVTIWIAHTTFCAAYVAVVVSARLRELDLSIEEAAMDLGAKPWKVFFLITIPMIAPSLAAGGMMSFALSLDDLVLASFVSGPGSTTLPMEVFSAVRLGVKPEINAVASLILLSVSLVTFLVWYFSRQAEERRRRAIQQAIEEGAAANVSQPQVRRPAQATAQA comes from the coding sequence ATGAAACGCTTCAGTTTCTCCAAGCTGATGCTGGTGCTCGGCTTGCTGTTCATCTACCTGCCGATGCTGATCCTGGTGATCTACTCGTTCAACGCCTCCAAGCTGGTGACGGTATGGGGCGGCTGGTCGGTGAAGTGGTATGTCGGCCTGCTCGACAACACCCAGCTGATGGGTTCGGTGATGCGCTCGCTGGAGATCGCCTGCTACACGGCGGTCGCCGCGGTGGCGCTGGGCACCCTGGCGGCCTTCGTGCTGACCCGGGTCACCCGCTTCAAGGGCCGTACCCTGTTCGGTGGCCTGGTCACCGCGCCGCTGGTGATGCCCGAAGTGATCACCGGTCTGTCGCTGTTGCTGCTGTTCGTGGCCATGGCGCAGATGATCGGCTGGCCCCAGGAGCGTGGCATCGTCACCATCTGGATCGCCCACACCACGTTCTGCGCCGCCTATGTGGCGGTGGTGGTGTCGGCGCGCCTGCGCGAACTTGACCTGTCCATCGAAGAAGCAGCCATGGACCTGGGCGCCAAGCCGTGGAAGGTGTTCTTCCTGATCACCATCCCGATGATCGCGCCGTCGCTGGCGGCGGGCGGCATGATGTCGTTCGCCCTGTCGCTGGACGACCTGGTGCTGGCCAGCTTCGTGTCGGGCCCGGGCTCGACCACGCTGCCGATGGAAGTGTTCTCGGCCGTGCGCTTGGGCGTGAAGCCGGAGATCAACGCCGTGGCCAGCCTGATCCTGTTGTCGGTGTCGCTGGTGACCTTCCTGGTCTGGTACTTCAGCCGTCAAGCTGAAGAACGCCGCCGCCGGGCGATCCAGCAGGCCATCGAGGAGGGCGCCGCGGCGAACGTCTCGCAGCCGCAGGTCCGTCGTCCGGCCCAGGCCACCGCGCAGGCCTGA
- a CDS encoding ABC transporter permease subunit, with product MPEGRHMVIGVPFIWLFLFFMLPFFIVLKISFAEADVAIPPYTEIYTYLEGKVQLVLNLANYGLLTEDELYISAYLGSLKVALFSTLLCLLIGYPMAYAISKANKESQTVLLLLIMMPTWTAILIRVYAWMGILSNNGLLNSFLLWLGLIDQPLQILNTNLAVYIGVVYSYLPFMILPLYANLVKHDPSLLEAASDLGSSTFNSFWKITVPLSKNGIIAGCMLVFIPVVGEFVIPELLGGPETLMIGKVLWQEFFNNRDWPVASALAVVMLAILIVPILLFNRSQAKEMEGRA from the coding sequence ATCCCCGAAGGGCGGCACATGGTGATCGGCGTGCCGTTCATCTGGCTGTTCCTGTTCTTCATGCTGCCATTCTTCATCGTGTTGAAGATCAGCTTTGCCGAAGCCGACGTGGCGATCCCGCCGTACACCGAGATCTACACCTATCTCGAAGGCAAGGTCCAGTTGGTGCTGAACCTGGCCAACTACGGCCTGCTCACCGAGGATGAGCTGTACATCTCGGCCTACCTCGGGTCGTTGAAGGTCGCCCTGTTCAGCACCTTGCTGTGCCTGCTGATCGGCTACCCGATGGCCTACGCCATCTCCAAGGCCAACAAGGAGTCGCAGACCGTCCTGCTGCTGCTGATCATGATGCCGACCTGGACCGCGATCCTGATCCGCGTCTATGCCTGGATGGGCATCCTCAGCAACAACGGGCTGCTCAACAGCTTCCTGCTGTGGCTGGGGCTGATCGACCAGCCGTTGCAGATCCTCAACACCAACCTGGCGGTGTATATCGGTGTGGTCTATTCGTACCTGCCGTTCATGATCCTGCCGCTGTACGCCAACCTGGTGAAGCACGACCCGAGCCTGCTCGAGGCCGCATCCGACCTGGGTTCGAGCACCTTCAACAGCTTCTGGAAGATCACCGTGCCGCTGTCGAAGAACGGCATCATCGCCGGCTGCATGCTGGTGTTCATCCCGGTGGTGGGCGAGTTCGTCATCCCTGAACTGCTCGGCGGCCCGGAAACCCTGATGATCGGTAAAGTGCTGTGGCAGGAATTCTTCAACAACCGTGACTGGCCGGTGGCGTCCGCGCTGGCGGTGGTGATGCTGGCGATCCTGATCGTGCCGATCCTGCTGTTCAACCGTAGCCAGGCCAAAGAGATGGAGGGCCGCGCATGA
- the potA gene encoding polyamine ABC transporter ATP-binding protein: MAVASGAYKKALEGGQQPKQVLVKIDRVTKKFDETVAVDDVSLEIRKGEIFALLGGSGSGKSTLLRMLAGFERPTEGRIFLDGVDITDMPPYERPINMMFQSYALFPHMTVAQNIAFGLQQDKMPKAEIDARVAEMLKLVHMTQYAKRKPHQLSGGQRQRVALARSLAKRPKLLLLDEPMGALDKKLRSQMQLELVEIIERVGVTCVMVTHDQEEAMTMAQRIAIMHLGWIAQIGSPIDVYETPTSRLVCEFIGNVNLFDGEVVDDAEGHAIIASPELERKIYVGHGITTSVEDKHITYALRPEKLLVTTEQPTCEHNWSRGKVHDIAYLGGHSVFYVELPSGKIVQSFVANAERQGTRPTWDDEVYVWWEDDSGVVLRS, translated from the coding sequence ATGGCAGTTGCCTCCGGTGCCTATAAGAAAGCCCTCGAGGGTGGCCAGCAACCCAAGCAGGTGCTGGTCAAGATCGACCGGGTCACGAAAAAGTTCGACGAAACGGTAGCCGTGGACGATGTGTCCCTGGAAATCCGCAAGGGCGAGATCTTCGCCCTGCTGGGCGGCTCCGGTTCCGGCAAGTCCACCTTGCTGCGCATGCTGGCCGGCTTCGAGCGTCCGACCGAAGGGCGGATCTTCCTCGATGGCGTCGACATCACCGACATGCCGCCCTACGAGCGGCCGATCAACATGATGTTCCAGTCCTACGCGCTGTTCCCGCACATGACCGTGGCGCAGAACATCGCCTTCGGCCTGCAGCAGGACAAGATGCCCAAGGCCGAGATCGACGCCCGCGTGGCCGAGATGCTCAAGCTGGTGCACATGACCCAGTACGCCAAGCGCAAGCCGCACCAGCTGTCCGGTGGCCAGCGTCAACGCGTGGCCCTGGCCCGTTCGCTGGCCAAGCGCCCCAAGCTGCTGCTGCTCGACGAACCCATGGGCGCGCTGGACAAGAAGCTGCGTTCGCAGATGCAACTGGAGCTGGTGGAGATCATCGAGCGCGTGGGCGTGACCTGCGTGATGGTGACCCACGACCAGGAAGAGGCCATGACCATGGCCCAGCGCATCGCCATCATGCACCTGGGCTGGATCGCCCAGATCGGCAGCCCGATCGACGTCTACGAGACCCCGACCAGCCGCCTGGTCTGCGAGTTCATCGGCAACGTCAACCTGTTCGACGGTGAAGTGGTCGACGACGCCGAAGGCCACGCGATCATTGCCAGCCCGGAACTGGAGCGCAAGATCTACGTCGGTCACGGCATTACCACCTCGGTCGAAGACAAGCACATCACCTACGCCCTGCGCCCGGAGAAGCTGCTGGTCACCACCGAGCAACCAACCTGCGAGCACAACTGGTCGCGCGGCAAGGTCCACGACATCGCCTACCTCGGTGGCCACTCGGTGTTCTACGTCGAGCTGCCCAGCGGCAAGATCGTCCAGTCGTTCGTCGCCAACGCCGAGCGCCAGGGCACTCGCCCGACCTGGGATGACGAAGTCTACGTGTGGTGGGAAGACGACAGCGGCGTGGTACTGCGCTCATGA
- a CDS encoding polyamine ABC transporter substrate-binding protein: protein MSISVFRKALMAGAGLTLACSVQAAPTVHIYNWSDYVGPNTLAEFQKETGITPKYDVFDSNETLEGKLLAGRTGYDVVVPSNHFLGKQIKAGAFQKLDRDLLPNYANLDPALMKRLEKNDPGNQYAVPYLWGTNGVGYNVEKVKATLGTDKIDSWAVLFEPENMKKLAKCGVAFLDSADEMLPAVLNYMGLDPNSSNPKDYQKAEEKLLAVRPYVTYFHSSKYITDLANGDICVAAGFSGDVFQAKARAEEAKKGVKLAYAIPKEGGNLWFDVLAIPKDASNVKEAHAFINYLLKPEVIAQVSDYVGYANPNPKAGDLMDQAVRTDAAVYPPQEVLDKMFVNSELPPKVQRLMTRSWTKVKSGK, encoded by the coding sequence TTGTCCATTTCTGTATTTCGCAAGGCCTTGATGGCTGGAGCGGGTCTGACGCTGGCATGCAGCGTCCAAGCGGCGCCCACGGTGCACATCTACAACTGGTCCGACTATGTCGGCCCCAATACGCTTGCCGAGTTCCAGAAGGAAACCGGCATCACCCCGAAATACGACGTCTTCGACAGCAACGAGACGCTGGAAGGCAAGTTGCTGGCCGGGCGTACCGGCTACGACGTGGTCGTGCCGTCCAACCATTTCCTCGGCAAGCAGATCAAGGCGGGCGCGTTCCAGAAGCTCGACCGTGACCTGCTGCCCAACTACGCGAACCTCGACCCGGCACTGATGAAGCGCCTGGAGAAGAACGACCCGGGCAACCAGTACGCCGTCCCCTACCTGTGGGGCACCAATGGTGTCGGCTACAACGTCGAGAAGGTCAAGGCGACGCTGGGTACCGACAAGATCGACTCCTGGGCGGTGCTGTTCGAACCCGAGAACATGAAGAAGCTCGCCAAGTGCGGCGTGGCCTTCCTCGATTCGGCCGACGAGATGCTTCCGGCCGTGCTCAACTACATGGGGCTGGACCCCAACAGCAGCAACCCGAAGGACTACCAGAAGGCGGAAGAGAAACTGCTGGCCGTGCGCCCGTACGTGACTTACTTCCACTCCTCGAAATACATCACCGATCTCGCCAACGGCGATATCTGCGTGGCCGCCGGCTTCTCCGGCGACGTGTTCCAGGCCAAGGCCCGCGCTGAGGAAGCGAAGAAGGGCGTGAAACTGGCCTACGCCATCCCGAAGGAAGGCGGCAACCTCTGGTTCGATGTGCTGGCGATTCCCAAGGATGCCAGCAACGTCAAGGAGGCCCATGCCTTCATCAACTATTTGCTGAAACCTGAGGTAATCGCCCAGGTCAGTGATTACGTCGGTTACGCCAACCCGAACCCCAAGGCTGGCGACCTGATGGACCAGGCCGTGAGGACTGACGCCGCGGTTTACCCACCGCAGGAAGTGCTGGACAAGATGTTCGTCAATTCTGAGTTGCCACCCAAGGTGCAACGTTTGATGACCCGCAGCTGGACCAAGGTCAAGTCGGGCAAGTAA
- a CDS encoding polyamine ABC transporter substrate-binding protein, which yields MKKLGKTLLAAALMGAMATAVQADDKVLHVYNWSDYIAPDTVANFEKQTGIKVVYDVFDSNETLEAKLLAGKSGYDIVVPSNNFLAKQIKAGVYQELDRSKLPNWKNLDPALLKAVGDASDPGNKFAFPYMWGSIGIGYNPEKVKAALGVDKIDSWDAVFKPENIAKLKSCGVSFLDAPTEMIPAALHYLGLPSDSTKKEDLKAAEDLFLKIRPSITYFHSSKYISDLANGNICVAVGYSGDLEQSKARAHEAGDKVKLSYTIPKEGAGTFYDMVAIPKDAENVEAAYKFMDFLLQPEVMAGITNAVRFPNGNKAATPLVDKEITSDPAIYPSDEVKAKLYAIKAPEKTAQREITRSWTKIKSGK from the coding sequence ATGAAGAAATTGGGCAAGACGCTGCTGGCCGCCGCCCTGATGGGTGCCATGGCGACCGCTGTTCAGGCTGACGACAAGGTGCTGCACGTCTACAACTGGTCGGACTACATCGCCCCGGACACCGTGGCCAACTTCGAGAAGCAGACCGGCATCAAGGTGGTCTACGACGTCTTCGACAGCAACGAGACCCTCGAAGCCAAGCTGCTGGCGGGCAAGTCGGGCTACGACATCGTCGTGCCATCGAACAACTTCCTGGCCAAGCAGATCAAGGCCGGCGTCTATCAAGAGCTGGACCGCTCCAAGCTGCCCAACTGGAAGAACCTCGACCCGGCACTGCTCAAGGCCGTGGGCGACGCCAGCGACCCGGGCAACAAGTTCGCCTTCCCGTACATGTGGGGCTCGATCGGCATCGGCTACAACCCGGAGAAGGTCAAGGCCGCGCTGGGCGTGGACAAGATCGACTCGTGGGACGCCGTGTTCAAGCCTGAGAACATCGCCAAGCTCAAGAGCTGCGGCGTGAGCTTCCTCGATGCCCCGACCGAGATGATCCCGGCCGCGCTGCACTACCTGGGCCTGCCGAGCGACAGCACCAAGAAGGAAGACCTGAAGGCCGCGGAAGACCTGTTCCTGAAGATCCGTCCTTCGATCACCTACTTCCATTCCTCCAAGTACATCTCGGACCTGGCCAACGGCAACATCTGCGTGGCCGTGGGTTACTCGGGTGACCTGGAGCAGTCCAAGGCCCGTGCCCACGAGGCCGGCGACAAGGTCAAGCTGAGCTACACCATTCCGAAGGAAGGTGCTGGCACCTTCTACGACATGGTCGCCATTCCGAAGGACGCCGAGAACGTCGAGGCCGCCTACAAGTTCATGGACTTCCTGCTGCAACCGGAAGTGATGGCCGGCATCACCAATGCCGTGCGCTTCCCGAACGGCAACAAGGCCGCCACCCCGCTGGTGGACAAAGAAATCACCAGCGATCCGGCGATCTACCCGTCCGATGAAGTGAAGGCCAAGCTGTACGCCATCAAGGCACCGGAGAAGACCGCCCAGCGCGAGATCACCCGCAGCTGGACCAAGATCAAGTCGGGCAAGTAA
- a CDS encoding aspartate aminotransferase family protein, whose amino-acid sequence MSVNNPQTREWQTLSGEHHLAPFSDYKQLKEKGPRIITKAQGVHLWDSEGHKILDGMAGLWCVAVGYGREELVQAAEKQMRELPYYNLFFQTAHPPALELAKAITDVAPEGMTHVFFTGSGSEGNDTVLRMVRHYWALKGKPHKQTIIGRINGYHGSTVAGASLGGMSGMHEQGGLPIPGIVHIPQPYWFGEGGDMTPDAFGVWAAEQLEKKILEVGEDNVAAFIAEPIQGAGGVIIPPDTYWPKVKEILAKYDILFVADEVICGFGRTGEWFGSDYYDLKPDLMTIAKGLTSGYIPMGGVIVRDSVAQVLSEGGDFNHGFTYSGHPVAAAVGLENLRILRDEKIVERARTETAPYLQKRLRELQDHPLVGEVRGLGLLGAIELVKDKATRSRYEGKGVGMICRTHCFENGLVMRAVGDTMIIAPPLVISRDEIDELVEKARKCLDLTYEAIK is encoded by the coding sequence ATGAGCGTCAACAACCCGCAAACCCGTGAATGGCAGACCCTGAGCGGCGAGCACCACCTTGCACCTTTCAGCGACTACAAGCAGCTGAAGGAGAAGGGGCCGCGCATCATCACCAAGGCGCAGGGCGTGCATTTGTGGGACAGCGAGGGGCACAAGATCCTCGACGGCATGGCCGGCCTGTGGTGCGTGGCGGTCGGTTACGGCCGTGAAGAGCTGGTGCAGGCGGCAGAGAAGCAGATGCGCGAACTGCCGTACTACAACCTGTTCTTCCAGACCGCCCACCCGCCAGCCCTGGAGCTGGCCAAGGCGATCACCGACGTGGCGCCCGAGGGCATGACCCATGTGTTCTTCACCGGCTCCGGCTCCGAAGGCAACGACACCGTGCTGCGCATGGTCCGCCACTACTGGGCGCTCAAGGGCAAGCCGCACAAGCAGACCATCATCGGCCGTATCAACGGCTACCACGGCTCCACCGTCGCCGGCGCCAGCCTTGGCGGCATGAGCGGCATGCACGAGCAGGGCGGCCTGCCGATCCCGGGCATCGTGCATATCCCGCAGCCTTACTGGTTCGGTGAAGGGGGTGACATGACCCCGGACGCGTTCGGCGTGTGGGCCGCTGAACAACTGGAGAAGAAGATTCTCGAAGTCGGCGAGGACAACGTTGCCGCCTTCATCGCCGAGCCGATCCAGGGCGCGGGCGGGGTGATCATTCCGCCGGACACCTACTGGCCGAAGGTCAAGGAGATCCTCGCCAAGTACGACATCCTGTTCGTCGCCGACGAAGTGATCTGCGGTTTCGGCCGCACCGGTGAGTGGTTCGGCTCCGATTACTACGACCTCAAGCCTGACCTGATGACCATCGCCAAGGGCCTGACTTCCGGCTACATCCCCATGGGCGGTGTGATCGTGCGTGACAGCGTGGCCCAGGTACTCAGCGAAGGCGGCGATTTCAACCACGGCTTCACCTACTCCGGGCACCCGGTGGCGGCGGCGGTGGGCCTGGAAAACCTGCGCATTTTGCGTGACGAGAAGATCGTCGAGCGTGCCCGCACTGAAACGGCACCGTATTTGCAAAAACGTCTGCGTGAGCTGCAGGACCACCCGCTGGTGGGCGAGGTTCGCGGCCTGGGCCTGCTGGGGGCGATCGAACTGGTCAAGGACAAGGCTACCCGCAGCCGTTACGAAGGCAAGGGCGTGGGCATGATCTGCCGCACCCACTGCTTCGAGAACGGCCTGGTTATGCGCGCGGTGGGCGACACCATGATCATCGCGCCGCCCCTGGTGATCAGCCGCGACGAGATCGACGAACTGGTGGAAAAGGCGCGCAAGTGCCTGGATTTGACGTACGAAGCGATCAAGTGA
- a CDS encoding glutamine synthetase family protein: MSNNLDQLTDWLKEHKITEVECLISDLTGITRGKISPTNKFIAEKGMRLPESVLLQTVTGDYVDDDIYYDLLDPADIDMICRPDEKAVFLVPWAIEPTAQVIHDTYDKKGNPVELSPRNVLKRVLKLYSDKGWQPIVAPEMEFYLTKRSEDPDFPLQPPVGRSGRPETGRQSFSIEAANEFDPLFEDVYDWCELQQLDLDTLIHEDGTAQMEINFRHGDALHLADQILVFKRTMREAALKHNVAATFMAKPMTGEPGSAMHLHQSVVDVATGKNIFSNPDGSMSELFLHHIGGLQKFIPEALPLFAPNVNSFRRFLPDTSAPVNVEWGEENRTVGLRVPDAGPQNRRVENRLPGADANPYLAIAASLLCGYIGMVEGIEASAPVQGRGYERRNLRLPLTIEDALERMENSRALVQYLGKKFITGYVATKRAEHENFKRVISSWEREFLLFAV; this comes from the coding sequence ATGAGTAACAACCTCGACCAGCTCACCGATTGGTTGAAAGAGCACAAGATCACCGAAGTGGAATGCCTGATCAGCGACCTGACCGGCATCACCCGCGGCAAGATCTCGCCGACCAACAAGTTCATCGCCGAGAAGGGCATGCGCCTGCCCGAAAGCGTGCTGCTGCAGACCGTGACCGGCGACTACGTCGACGACGACATCTATTACGACCTGCTCGACCCGGCCGACATCGACATGATCTGCCGCCCCGACGAGAAGGCGGTGTTCCTGGTGCCATGGGCCATCGAACCGACCGCCCAGGTGATCCACGACACCTACGACAAGAAAGGCAACCCGGTCGAGCTGTCGCCGCGCAACGTCCTCAAGCGCGTCCTCAAGCTTTACTCCGACAAGGGCTGGCAGCCGATCGTCGCGCCGGAGATGGAGTTCTACCTGACCAAGCGCAGCGAAGACCCGGACTTCCCGCTGCAGCCGCCCGTGGGCCGCTCCGGCCGCCCGGAAACCGGCCGCCAGTCGTTCTCCATCGAAGCCGCCAACGAGTTCGACCCGCTTTTCGAAGATGTCTACGACTGGTGCGAACTGCAGCAACTGGACCTCGACACGCTGATCCACGAAGACGGCACGGCGCAGATGGAGATCAACTTCCGTCACGGCGACGCGCTGCACCTGGCCGACCAGATCCTGGTGTTCAAGCGCACCATGCGCGAGGCGGCGCTCAAGCACAACGTGGCCGCCACCTTCATGGCCAAGCCCATGACCGGCGAGCCGGGCAGCGCCATGCACCTGCACCAGAGCGTGGTCGACGTGGCCACCGGCAAGAACATCTTCTCCAACCCCGACGGCAGCATGAGCGAGCTGTTCCTGCACCACATCGGCGGCTTGCAGAAATTCATCCCCGAGGCGTTGCCGCTGTTCGCGCCCAACGTCAACTCGTTCCGCCGCTTCCTGCCCGACACCTCGGCGCCGGTGAACGTCGAGTGGGGCGAGGAGAACCGTACCGTGGGCCTGCGCGTGCCGGATGCCGGCCCGCAGAACCGTCGTGTCGAGAACCGCCTGCCGGGCGCCGACGCCAACCCGTACCTGGCCATCGCCGCCAGCCTGCTGTGCGGCTACATCGGCATGGTCGAAGGCATCGAGGCCAGCGCGCCGGTGCAGGGCCGTGGCTACGAGCGCCGCAACCTGCGCCTGCCGCTGACCATCGAGGACGCCCTCGAGCGCATGGAGAACAGCCGTGCGCTGGTGCAGTACCTGGGCAAGAAATTCATCACCGGCTACGTCGCCACCAAACGCGCCGAGCATGAGAACTTCAAGCGTGTCATCAGCTCCTGGGAGCGTGAGTTCCTGCTGTTTGCTGTGTGA
- a CDS encoding glutamine synthetase family protein, translated as MSVPPRAVQLNEANAFLKEHPEVLYVDLLIADMNGVVRGKRIERTSLHKVYEKGINLPASLFALDINGSTVESTGLGLDIGDADRICYPIPGTLSNEPWQKRPTAQLLMTMHEIEGEPFFADPREVLRQVVSKFTEMGLTICAAFELEFYLIDQENVNGRPQPPRSPISGKRPQSTQVYLIDDLDEYADCLQDILEGAKEQGIPADAIVKESAPAQFEVNLHHVPDPLKACDYAVLLKRLIKNIAYDHEMDTTFMAKPYPGQAGNGLHVHISVLDKDGNNIFTSEDPEQNAALRHAVGGVLETLPASMAFLCPNVNSYRRFGAQFYVPNAPSWGLDNRTVALRVPTGSPDAVRIEHRVAGADANPYLMMAAVLAGVHHGLTNKIEPGEPIEGNSYEQLEQSLPNNLRDALRELDDSEILNKYIDPKYIDIFVACKESELEEFEHSISDLEYNWYLHTV; from the coding sequence ATGTCGGTACCCCCGCGTGCCGTTCAGCTTAACGAAGCGAACGCGTTCCTTAAGGAACATCCTGAGGTTCTCTACGTTGACCTTCTGATTGCAGATATGAATGGTGTGGTGCGTGGCAAGCGCATCGAGCGCACCAGCCTCCACAAGGTTTACGAGAAAGGCATCAACCTGCCCGCCTCCCTCTTCGCCCTGGATATCAACGGTTCGACCGTCGAAAGCACCGGCCTCGGGCTGGACATCGGCGATGCCGACCGCATCTGCTACCCCATCCCCGGCACCCTCTCCAACGAACCCTGGCAGAAGCGCCCGACCGCGCAGCTGCTGATGACCATGCACGAAATCGAAGGCGAGCCGTTCTTCGCCGACCCGCGCGAAGTGCTGCGCCAGGTGGTGAGCAAGTTCACCGAGATGGGCCTGACCATCTGCGCCGCGTTCGAGCTGGAGTTCTACCTGATCGACCAGGAGAACGTGAACGGCCGTCCACAGCCGCCGCGCTCCCCCATCTCGGGCAAGCGCCCGCAGTCGACCCAGGTGTACCTGATCGACGACCTCGACGAATACGCCGACTGCCTGCAGGACATCCTCGAAGGCGCGAAGGAACAAGGCATCCCCGCCGACGCCATCGTCAAGGAAAGCGCCCCGGCGCAGTTCGAAGTCAACCTGCACCACGTACCTGATCCGCTCAAGGCCTGTGACTACGCGGTACTGCTCAAGCGCCTGATCAAGAACATCGCCTACGACCATGAAATGGACACCACGTTCATGGCCAAGCCCTACCCGGGCCAGGCAGGCAACGGCCTGCATGTACACATCTCCGTGCTGGACAAAGATGGCAACAACATCTTCACCAGCGAGGATCCCGAGCAGAACGCCGCGCTACGTCACGCTGTCGGCGGTGTGCTCGAGACCCTGCCCGCTTCGATGGCGTTCCTCTGCCCGAACGTCAACTCGTACCGCCGGTTCGGCGCGCAGTTCTACGTACCAAACGCACCGAGCTGGGGCCTGGACAACCGCACCGTCGCCCTGCGCGTCCCGACCGGTTCGCCGGATGCCGTGCGCATCGAGCACCGCGTGGCCGGCGCCGACGCCAATCCGTACCTGATGATGGCGGCCGTGCTGGCCGGCGTGCACCACGGCCTGACCAACAAGATCGAGCCGGGTGAACCGATCGAAGGCAACTCGTACGAGCAGCTGGAGCAGAGCCTGCCGAACAACCTGCGTGATGCCCTGCGCGAGCTGGACGACAGCGAAATCCTCAACAAGTACATCGATCCGAAGTACATCGACATCTTCGTCGCGTGCAAGGAAAGCGAGCTGGAGGAGTTCGAGCACTCGATCTCCGACCTCGAGTACAACTGGTACCTGCATACCGTGTGA
- the argA gene encoding amino-acid N-acetyltransferase — protein sequence MPDYVNWLRHASPYINAHRDCTFVVMLPGDGVEHPNFGNIVHDLVLLHSLGVRLVLVHGSRPQIESRLAARGLTPHYHRGMRITDAATLDCVIDAVGALRLAIEARLSMDMAASPMQGSRLRVASGNLVTARPIGVLEGVDYHHTGEVRRVDRKGINRLLDERSIVLLSPLGYSPTGEIFNLACEDVATRAAIELGADKLLLFGAEPGLLDEQGQLVRELRPQQIAPHLKRLGSDYQAELLDAAAEACKGGVARSHIVSYAEDGALLTELFTRGGGGTLVSQEQFEVVREATIDDVGGLLDLISPLEEQGILVRRSREVLEREIEQFSVVEREGMIIACAALYPIADSEAGELACLAVNPEYRHGGRGDELLERIETRARALGLSTLFVLTTRTAHWFRERGFSPSEVERLPAARASLYNYQRNSKIFEKPL from the coding sequence ATGCCCGATTACGTCAACTGGCTGCGCCATGCTTCCCCCTACATCAACGCCCACCGCGACTGCACCTTCGTGGTCATGCTTCCGGGGGACGGTGTTGAACACCCTAACTTCGGCAATATCGTCCACGACCTGGTGCTGCTGCACAGCCTTGGCGTGCGCCTGGTGCTGGTGCACGGCTCGCGCCCGCAGATCGAAAGCCGCCTGGCTGCTCGCGGCCTGACCCCGCATTACCACCGCGGCATGCGCATCACTGACGCGGCAACCCTGGACTGCGTGATCGATGCGGTCGGCGCCCTGCGCCTGGCCATCGAGGCACGTCTGTCGATGGACATGGCGGCCTCGCCGATGCAGGGCTCGCGCTTGCGCGTGGCCTCCGGCAACCTGGTCACTGCGCGGCCGATCGGTGTACTGGAAGGGGTCGATTACCACCATACCGGCGAAGTGCGCCGGGTCGACCGTAAAGGTATCAACCGCCTACTCGACGAGCGCTCCATCGTGCTGCTGTCGCCGCTGGGCTATTCACCAACCGGTGAAATCTTCAACCTGGCCTGCGAAGACGTCGCCACCCGCGCCGCCATCGAGCTGGGGGCTGACAAGTTGCTGCTGTTCGGTGCCGAGCCCGGGTTGCTGGACGAGCAAGGCCAGTTGGTGCGTGAACTGCGTCCGCAACAGATCGCGCCGCACCTCAAACGCCTGGGCAGCGATTACCAGGCTGAATTGCTCGATGCCGCCGCCGAGGCCTGCAAGGGGGGCGTGGCGCGCAGCCATATCGTCAGTTATGCCGAAGATGGCGCGCTGCTGACCGAGCTGTTCACCCGTGGCGGTGGCGGCACGCTGGTGTCCCAGGAACAGTTCGAGGTGGTGCGCGAGGCAACCATCGACGATGTCGGTGGCTTGCTGGACCTGATCAGCCCGCTGGAAGAGCAGGGCATCCTGGTGCGCCGTTCGCGCGAAGTGTTGGAGCGGGAGATCGAACAGTTCAGCGTGGTCGAGCGCGAAGGCATGATCATCGCCTGCGCGGCGCTTTACCCGATTGCCGATTCCGAGGCCGGGGAGCTGGCGTGCCTGGCGGTGAACCCGGAATACCGGCATGGCGGGCGTGGCGATGAGCTGCTTGAGCGCATCGAGACGCGGGCGCGGGCGTTGGGGCTGAGCACTTTGTTCGTGCTGACGACCCGCACCGCGCACTGGTTCCGCGAGCGTGGCTTCTCGCCCAGCGAGGTGGAGCGGCTGCCGGCGGCGCGGGCTTCGCTGTACAACTACCAGCGCAATTCGAAGATATTCGAGAAGCCGTTGTAA